One stretch of Candidatus Binatus sp. DNA includes these proteins:
- the ptsP gene encoding phosphoenolpyruvate--protein phosphotransferase — MSTNKDRLALIENLSAISGEHSDDLRDTLDRVVETIANGMEAEVCSLYLFDPQRERVTLRATIGLDRESVGKVSMRMDEGLVGMVLEKQAPVYVPDAISHERYKYFPETGEERYHTFLGVPIQDGRKKPLGVLVTQTLERRKFTRSEIRLLSTAANQVAQILSHFRLRETLATKEKERLEYRRRMIEANRQLKDYEKVGGKTRVATPMKIRRPRLVGLSASPGFAQGHAHIVGTFLSTVERNQRSRDPKLEARRLEDALVRSRHELGVLKTRMEPMMGYSDLQIFDGHRMILEDDEFIGRIRQAIADGYTAESALFRVIEELSASMLAVADSYLRERATDFRDVGHRVLRHLRQEDKKGAFAKATIIVAEELTLSQMTLVSHEKLVGIALQSGGVTSHAAILARAFEIPTVVGVEHLMESIVEGDQLVLDGNSGVVYVNPSAEIERDYVGLSKRYEAFKKELIEEGDEPTATRDGHRVMMLANIALLPDVHMALRYGAEGIGLLRSEFSFLTYEDFPDEEQQLALYNRILEQVGKRPVTIRTLDIGADKYPPYMRVPREENPFLGWRSIRISLEMSGLFKVQLRAILRAAARHNVRILFPMISSLEELRRAKELLAESQAELFAEGLEHNPQIEVGIMVEVPSAVWLAPRLAREVDFFSVGTNDLIQYLLAADRNNPRVAHLYEALHPAVISAIAEVVNVARAADKEVCICGEMASDPLATLLLVGMGLDEMSLSPLFIPVVRKVIRAVDYQTARLIARETLQMATVQEVKGYLVERYRDLGLINLVEMYR, encoded by the coding sequence ATGAGTACCAACAAGGATCGCCTCGCGTTGATCGAAAATCTCTCCGCCATCAGCGGGGAGCATTCCGACGACTTGCGCGACACACTGGACCGCGTCGTCGAGACGATCGCCAATGGCATGGAGGCTGAAGTCTGCTCGCTCTATCTGTTCGATCCGCAGCGTGAGCGCGTAACGCTGCGAGCGACTATCGGGCTCGATCGTGAGTCGGTCGGCAAAGTTTCAATGCGCATGGATGAAGGGCTCGTCGGGATGGTGCTCGAAAAGCAGGCGCCGGTTTACGTACCCGACGCGATCAGCCACGAGCGCTACAAGTATTTTCCCGAGACCGGCGAGGAGCGCTACCACACATTTCTCGGCGTGCCGATTCAGGACGGCCGCAAGAAGCCGCTCGGGGTGCTGGTCACGCAGACGCTCGAGCGCCGCAAATTCACGCGCAGTGAGATCCGCCTGCTCAGCACCGCGGCCAACCAGGTCGCACAAATCCTGTCGCACTTTCGACTGCGCGAGACGCTTGCGACCAAGGAAAAGGAACGGCTCGAATATCGCCGCCGCATGATCGAGGCGAATCGCCAGCTCAAGGACTACGAGAAGGTCGGCGGCAAGACGCGGGTCGCGACGCCGATGAAAATCCGCCGCCCGCGCCTGGTCGGACTTTCCGCCTCGCCCGGATTTGCGCAAGGCCACGCGCATATCGTCGGGACTTTTCTAAGCACCGTCGAACGCAATCAGCGCTCGCGCGATCCAAAGTTGGAAGCGCGCCGTCTCGAAGATGCGCTCGTCCGATCCAGGCACGAGCTCGGCGTGCTGAAGACCCGGATGGAGCCGATGATGGGCTACTCCGATCTGCAGATCTTCGACGGCCATCGCATGATTCTCGAGGATGACGAATTCATCGGACGCATCCGGCAAGCGATCGCCGACGGCTACACCGCCGAGAGCGCGCTGTTTCGCGTGATCGAGGAACTGAGCGCCTCGATGCTTGCGGTCGCCGACAGTTATCTGCGCGAGCGCGCGACCGATTTTCGCGACGTCGGCCATCGCGTGCTGCGCCATCTCCGGCAGGAAGACAAGAAGGGCGCTTTTGCCAAGGCGACGATCATTGTCGCGGAGGAGCTGACGCTCTCGCAGATGACGCTAGTGTCGCACGAGAAGCTGGTTGGCATCGCGCTGCAATCGGGCGGCGTCACTTCGCATGCGGCGATCCTGGCGCGCGCGTTTGAGATTCCGACCGTGGTCGGCGTCGAGCATCTAATGGAATCGATCGTCGAAGGCGATCAACTGGTGCTCGACGGCAACTCGGGCGTCGTTTACGTCAATCCGAGCGCCGAGATCGAGCGTGACTACGTCGGACTGTCGAAGCGCTATGAAGCCTTCAAGAAGGAACTGATTGAGGAGGGCGACGAACCGACCGCGACCCGCGACGGGCATCGCGTCATGATGCTCGCGAATATCGCGCTGCTGCCAGACGTCCATATGGCGCTGCGCTACGGCGCCGAGGGGATCGGCCTGCTGCGCTCCGAGTTTTCCTTTCTCACTTACGAGGATTTTCCCGACGAGGAGCAGCAACTCGCGCTCTACAACCGGATACTGGAGCAGGTCGGCAAGCGTCCGGTGACGATTCGCACGCTCGATATCGGCGCCGACAAGTATCCGCCCTACATGCGGGTGCCGCGCGAAGAGAATCCATTTTTGGGCTGGCGCTCGATTCGTATCTCGCTCGAGATGTCGGGACTGTTCAAGGTTCAATTGCGGGCAATCTTGCGCGCGGCCGCGCGCCACAACGTGCGGATTCTTTTTCCGATGATCTCGAGCCTCGAGGAGTTGCGCCGCGCCAAGGAATTGCTCGCCGAGTCGCAAGCCGAGCTGTTCGCCGAAGGCCTCGAGCACAATCCGCAAATCGAAGTCGGCATCATGGTCGAAGTGCCGTCGGCGGTGTGGCTCGCGCCACGCCTCGCCCGCGAAGTCGATTTCTTCTCGGTTGGCACCAATGACCTGATTCAGTACCTGCTCGCCGCCGATCGCAACAATCCGCGCGTCGCGCATCTCTACGAGGCGCTGCATCCCGCGGTGATTTCCGCGATCGCCGAAGTCGTCAATGTCGCTCGCGCCGCCGACAAGGAGGTATGCATCTGCGGCGAGATGGCGAGCGACCCGTTGGCGACGTTATTGCTAGTCGGTATGGGCCTTGACGAAATGAGCCTCAGCCCCCTCTTTATTCCGGTGGTGCGAAAGGTGATTCGCGCGGTAGACTATCAAACTGCGCGGCTCATCGCTCGCGAAACGCTGCAGATGGCCACCGTGCAGGAGGTCAAGGGCTACCTGGTTGAGCGCTACCGGGATTTGGGGCTGATCAACCTGGTCGAGATGTATCGTTGA
- a CDS encoding CehA/McbA family metallohydrolase, translating to MPESGSGHPHPAGPYFSVDLHLHTNRGSSDSNLAPKDLVERARAIGIGAVCITEHDTMWDSREIAEMAADSGVIFLRGMEVTTDMGHIGAFGLERYIGGIYKLAELRRVIDGEGGFLVANHPFRYKLDPRFSFINPDHEPIDPTFPDRAAKLKIFGLVDAIEVLNGACSEDENVFALQVARHLGMAEVAGSDSHSAGSVGCVTTLLDAPVKTERDLIDAIKAGRCRAGRGLLKNALARFDLPDYLLPQ from the coding sequence ATGCCGGAATCAGGAAGCGGGCACCCGCATCCCGCGGGGCCCTACTTCAGCGTCGATCTGCATCTGCACACCAATCGCGGCAGCTCGGACTCGAATCTTGCGCCGAAGGATTTGGTCGAGCGCGCCCGCGCGATCGGAATCGGCGCGGTGTGTATTACCGAGCATGACACGATGTGGGACTCCCGCGAGATCGCGGAGATGGCGGCGGACTCGGGCGTGATTTTTCTCCGCGGGATGGAAGTCACCACCGACATGGGGCATATCGGGGCGTTCGGCCTCGAGCGCTACATCGGGGGAATTTACAAGCTCGCGGAATTGCGCCGTGTAATCGACGGCGAGGGCGGCTTTCTCGTCGCCAATCATCCGTTCAGGTACAAGCTCGACCCGCGCTTCTCGTTTATCAATCCCGATCACGAACCGATCGATCCGACCTTTCCCGATCGTGCGGCGAAGCTCAAAATTTTCGGACTCGTCGATGCGATCGAAGTGCTGAACGGCGCATGTAGCGAAGACGAAAATGTTTTCGCGCTACAAGTCGCGCGGCATCTCGGGATGGCGGAAGTCGCGGGCTCGGATTCGCATTCGGCGGGCTCCGTTGGATGCGTCACGACGCTGCTCGACGCGCCGGTGAAGACCGAGCGCGACTTGATCGACGCGATCAAGGCGGGTCGATGCCGTGCCGGCCGCGGCCTTCTGAAAAATGCGCTCGCCCGGTTCGATCTGCCGGATTATCTGCTCCCGCAATAG
- a CDS encoding peptidylprolyl isomerase codes for MKRSYFKLSGLASFVAILVFASACNGSNADGQPVRNTGHYAIIETERGTIVVELYPKVAPKTVANFEKLTTDGFYNGLKWHRVVPEFVIQGGDPDGTGTGGPGYKVPAEIDKNEHHLRGSLATARTGDDVNPQRESSGSQFYICIEPQPGLDGQYTVFGAVIKGMDVVDQIKQGDHMKKITLAKEPPK; via the coding sequence ATGAAGCGCAGCTATTTCAAATTGTCGGGCCTTGCATCGTTCGTCGCGATCCTCGTCTTCGCGTCGGCCTGCAACGGCTCCAACGCGGATGGACAACCAGTGAGAAACACAGGGCACTACGCAATTATCGAAACTGAACGCGGCACGATCGTCGTCGAACTTTATCCGAAGGTTGCGCCCAAGACGGTCGCGAACTTCGAGAAGCTCACCACCGATGGCTTCTACAACGGCCTGAAATGGCATCGCGTGGTCCCCGAGTTCGTTATCCAGGGCGGCGATCCCGACGGTACCGGCACGGGCGGTCCCGGCTACAAAGTGCCCGCCGAGATCGACAAGAATGAGCATCATTTGCGCGGCTCGCTCGCGACCGCGCGGACGGGCGACGACGTCAATCCGCAGCGCGAGTCGAGCGGCAGCCAGTTCTACATCTGCATCGAGCCGCAGCCGGGTCTCGACGGCCAATACACGGTCTTTGGCGCTGTTATCAAGGGCATGGACGTGGTCGATCAGATCAAGCAGGGCGATCACATGAAGAAGATCACGCTCGCGAAGGAGCCGCCCAAGTAG
- a CDS encoding alpha/beta fold hydrolase, translating into MATAKEQQLSVWGDRVHPKVRIIGSGAPLVYLHGGYGPIESELLDELGKTFTVYAPEHPGITTGDEDAYKALDDMWDLVLYYYDLFDKLGLKSPAVVGHSFGGMIAGEIAATDPTRVSKLVLVSPLGLWRDDSPIRNYIVTPQTELPALLYKDEHHPALKRIILNPEDQEGFIRITWALGCTGKFMWPIPDKGFAKRMHRVAAPTLIVWGKDDKLLPQVYADEFKKGIPGAKVDLVAGGAHMMPLEEPAKLAATIAKFLK; encoded by the coding sequence ATGGCCACTGCAAAAGAACAGCAGCTCAGCGTGTGGGGCGACCGGGTACATCCCAAGGTCAGAATAATCGGCAGCGGCGCGCCGCTCGTCTATCTGCACGGCGGCTACGGCCCGATCGAGTCCGAACTGCTCGACGAACTGGGCAAGACCTTTACCGTCTATGCGCCCGAGCATCCGGGAATCACCACCGGCGACGAGGATGCCTACAAGGCGCTCGACGACATGTGGGATCTGGTCCTCTACTACTATGATCTGTTCGACAAGTTGGGGCTCAAATCGCCGGCTGTCGTGGGCCATTCGTTCGGCGGCATGATCGCGGGCGAAATCGCGGCGACCGATCCGACCCGGGTCAGCAAACTCGTGCTGGTGAGTCCGCTCGGGCTCTGGCGCGACGATTCTCCGATTCGAAATTACATCGTGACGCCGCAAACCGAATTGCCGGCGCTGCTATACAAGGATGAGCATCATCCGGCGCTCAAGCGAATCATCCTGAACCCAGAGGATCAGGAGGGCTTCATCCGCATCACGTGGGCGCTCGGATGCACCGGCAAGTTCATGTGGCCGATTCCCGACAAGGGCTTCGCCAAACGGATGCATCGCGTGGCCGCCCCGACGCTGATCGTGTGGGGCAAGGACGACAAGTTGCTGCCACAGGTGTATGCCGACGAATTCAAGAAAGGCATTCCCGGCGCGAAGGTCGATCTGGTCGCGGGCGGCGCGCATATGATGCCGCTCGAGGAGCCAGCGAAGCTCGCCGCGACGATCGCAAAGTTTCTGAAGTGA
- a CDS encoding LLM class flavin-dependent oxidoreductase, producing the protein MKISMFHLMPYRDLPADFEQNYHSVWVDPPYCELADSRKVGQYYNWTLDELIHAAKQGIDGICTNEHHQNAYGFMPNPDLMGSILARATNGTDVAIVQMGSTLPTSNPPIRVAEEYGMIDCISGGRLVAGMPLGTSQDVNLCYGISPIEQRERYYEAHDLIMKAWTSRETFAWNGKYFKLPMVNLWPRPIQQPHPPVWIPGSGSLSTWDFTAKHDHCYCFLSYWGNNFGKRVMDGFWDFVAKGNHDPNPYRAGFLQLVAVSETDEQAEKDYYKHIRYFYDKCLHILPEYFPVAGNQDYKSLVNSVTKLNPQMFDLVNKIPNWKYKDFVENQFVIAGSPATVRQQLMEAVKKLRVGNLMVLLHIGSMPHDLTIKNIDLFCKEVLPHFRGVWDGEWENKWWPESLKGKRKGFDGNGAQAAAR; encoded by the coding sequence ATGAAAATCTCGATGTTCCACCTTATGCCGTATCGCGATCTGCCTGCGGACTTCGAGCAGAACTATCACTCGGTGTGGGTCGATCCGCCGTATTGCGAACTCGCCGATTCGCGCAAAGTCGGCCAATACTACAACTGGACCCTCGATGAACTGATTCACGCGGCCAAACAGGGAATCGACGGGATCTGCACCAACGAGCATCATCAGAACGCCTACGGATTCATGCCGAATCCCGACCTGATGGGATCGATTCTCGCGCGCGCGACCAACGGTACCGATGTCGCGATCGTGCAAATGGGCTCGACCCTGCCGACCTCGAATCCGCCGATTCGGGTGGCCGAAGAGTACGGCATGATCGATTGCATCAGCGGCGGCCGGTTGGTTGCCGGGATGCCGCTCGGGACCTCGCAGGACGTGAATTTGTGCTACGGAATCTCGCCGATCGAGCAGCGCGAGCGCTATTACGAGGCGCACGACTTGATCATGAAGGCGTGGACCTCGCGCGAGACGTTCGCGTGGAACGGCAAGTACTTCAAATTGCCGATGGTGAATCTGTGGCCGCGCCCGATCCAGCAGCCGCATCCGCCGGTCTGGATTCCGGGCAGCGGCAGCCTTTCGACCTGGGATTTTACCGCCAAGCACGATCACTGCTACTGCTTCCTGTCCTACTGGGGCAACAACTTCGGCAAGCGCGTGATGGACGGTTTCTGGGATTTCGTCGCGAAGGGCAATCACGATCCCAATCCGTATCGCGCGGGATTTTTGCAGTTGGTGGCGGTGTCAGAAACCGACGAACAGGCGGAGAAAGACTACTACAAGCACATCCGATATTTTTACGACAAATGCCTGCATATCCTGCCGGAATATTTCCCGGTCGCGGGCAATCAGGACTACAAGAGCCTGGTCAACAGCGTCACCAAGCTGAATCCGCAGATGTTCGATCTGGTCAATAAGATCCCGAACTGGAAGTACAAGGATTTCGTCGAGAATCAGTTCGTGATCGCCGGCTCGCCGGCGACTGTGCGGCAGCAATTGATGGAAGCGGTCAAGAAACTGCGCGTCGGCAATCTGATGGTGCTGCTGCATATCGGCTCGATGCCGCATGATCTGACGATCAAGAACATCGATCTCTTCTGCAAGGAAGTGCTGCCGCATTTCCGTGGCGTGTGGGACGGCGAATGGGAAAACAAGTGGTGGCCGGAATCGCTCAAGGGCAAGCGCAAGGGCTTCGATGGCAACGGCGCGCAGGCCGCGGCGCGCTGA